In the genome of Botrytis cinerea B05.10 chromosome 5, complete sequence, one region contains:
- the Bcyet3 gene encoding Bcyet3, whose amino-acid sequence MTLYYSLVFVLLVAEMALFMLLIVPLPFTIRRKMFTFISESRLVAKLQYGMKITFIFILILFLDSVNRVYRVQVELAEANKSQAGNPVLGHERMEVQARKFYSQRNMYLCGFTLFLSLILNRTYTMILEVLRLEEKVNRYEGTGKTGGKDSEKLDRAGNAGEIGKLKNLLAQKERDIETLKEQSARNKQFSDDILDKAQAGEPSAGSRKEK is encoded by the exons ATGACACTCTATTACAGTCTT GTCTTTGTGCTCCTTGTAGCAGAGATGGCACTTTTCATGCTTCTCATCGTTCCTCTGCCTTTCACCATCCGCAGAAAGATGTTTACTTTCAT AAGCGAAAGTCGACTGGTAGCAAAACTACAGTACGGGATGAAGATTACGTTTATCTTCATCCTGATTCTGTTCCTCGACAGTGTGAACAGAGTATATCGGGTTCAAGTCGAATTGGCAGAGGCCAATAAAAGCCAAGCTGG TAACCCTGTCCTTGGCCATGAACGCATGGAGGTACAAGCCCGTAAATTCTATTCTCAACGTAACATGTACCTCTGCGGTTTCACACTTTTCCTCTCCTTGATCCTCAACCGAACCTACACCATGATCCTCGAAGTTCTCCGCTTGGAAGAAAAGGTTAACCGTTACGAGGGTACCGGCAAGACCGGTGGAAAGGACTCTGAAAAATTGGACCGTGCCGGAAATGCTGGAGAGATTGGCAAGCTTAAGAACTTGTTGGCCCAaaaggagagagatattGAGACCCTCAAGGAACAATCGGCCCGAAACAAGCAGTTCTCTGATGACATTCTTGATAAGGCTCAAGCCGGTGAACCATCTGCCGGTAGCAGAAAGGAGAAATAA